From a single Merismopedia glauca CCAP 1448/3 genomic region:
- a CDS encoding LuxR C-terminal-related transcriptional regulator: MENIRLILIEDRNLTRICLRAALQRYREFELVGEASSAKQGWQLLTKMPSDVAIINMGLPDLNGVELTRLFCKFQTRSLDWETKILILSSDDSEDSVLGAFAAGADSYCLKQTSIEQLAEAIAATHAGRVWLDPAITHIILGQLRTALAADSTSETENIVQISGLEPELHQIIENYPLTQRELEILQLIVAGKSNAEISEQLYITLGTVKTHVRNILNKLSVSDRTQAAVRALRAGLVS; encoded by the coding sequence ATGGAAAATATTCGCCTCATCTTGATTGAAGATCGCAATTTAACACGTATCTGTTTGCGAGCAGCTTTGCAAAGGTACAGAGAATTTGAGTTAGTCGGGGAAGCCAGTAGCGCCAAGCAAGGATGGCAACTTTTGACGAAGATGCCTTCTGATGTGGCAATTATCAATATGGGATTGCCAGATTTAAATGGAGTCGAACTGACGAGGCTATTTTGCAAATTTCAAACCCGGAGTTTGGATTGGGAAACTAAAATCTTGATTTTGAGTTCAGATGATAGCGAAGATAGTGTTTTAGGGGCTTTTGCGGCTGGAGCCGATTCTTATTGCCTCAAACAGACTAGTATTGAACAATTAGCCGAAGCGATCGCCGCGACTCATGCAGGTCGTGTTTGGCTCGATCCAGCTATTACTCATATCATTTTGGGACAACTTCGCACAGCTTTGGCTGCTGATTCTACTAGTGAAACCGAAAATATTGTCCAAATTAGTGGATTAGAACCAGAGTTACACCAAATAATTGAAAACTATCCTTTAACACAACGAGAGCTAGAGATTTTGCAACTAATTGTTGCTGGAAAATCTAATGCTGAAATTTCCGAACAATTGTATATTACCCTCGGTACGGTGAAAACCCACGTGCGGAACATTTTGAACAAACTCAGCGTCAGCGATCGCACTCAAGCGGCTGTTAGAGCATTACGAGCGGGTTTAGTATCGTAA
- a CDS encoding ABC transporter permease — protein sequence MDLIELEVTDLIWALGMMAIAIGISSWQRLGLEKQLAISTMLTVANLLLVGYVLAIVFAVKNLWSVLAILLVMLAIATVVARNRIDKKLPQLLLIVGGSILVSTALTLIYTNLLVLKPTNWYEPQYIIPLTGIVLGNAMNAAALAGERLVTAIKANQLEIETYLSLGATPQQAIARYRQEAIRASLIPTLNSMMVVGVVSLPGMMTGQILSGVDPLNAAAYQILIMFMLSFANLIAALLVSLGVYQQFFNPQAQLQV from the coding sequence GTGGATTTAATTGAACTTGAGGTTACAGATTTAATTTGGGCTTTAGGGATGATGGCGATCGCCATAGGTATTTCTAGCTGGCAAAGATTAGGCTTAGAAAAGCAATTGGCGATTAGCACCATGCTGACAGTAGCTAATTTGTTACTAGTTGGCTACGTCTTGGCGATTGTGTTTGCTGTCAAAAACCTTTGGTCGGTACTGGCAATTTTGTTAGTTATGCTGGCTATAGCTACAGTAGTGGCTCGAAATCGCATAGATAAGAAACTGCCCCAATTACTATTAATAGTTGGCGGTTCGATTCTCGTCAGTACCGCTTTGACTTTGATTTATACTAACCTTTTGGTACTCAAGCCAACGAACTGGTACGAACCCCAATATATTATCCCTCTGACAGGCATTGTTTTAGGAAATGCCATGAATGCCGCCGCTTTAGCCGGAGAGCGCTTAGTGACAGCAATTAAAGCCAATCAGCTAGAAATTGAAACTTACTTGAGTCTAGGTGCAACACCCCAACAAGCGATCGCTCGTTACCGTCAAGAAGCGATTCGAGCTAGTTTAATCCCCACTCTCAACTCAATGATGGTAGTTGGTGTAGTCAGTTTACCAGGAATGATGACAGGTCAAATCCTAAGCGGTGTAGATCCTCTGAATGCGGCAGCTTATCAGATTTTGATTATGTTTATGCTAAGTTTTGCCAATTTAATCGCAGCTTTATTAGTGAGTCTAGGAGTCTACCAACAGTTTTTTAATCCTCAAGCTCAATTACAAGTGTGA